Within Ipomoea triloba cultivar NCNSP0323 chromosome 9, ASM357664v1, the genomic segment tggtcattttgtggtacaaatataagtGGAGTCCACTtctgatttgggtcgggtcaaagtggattcgagttcttTGTAGTTAggcgaagagattgatatattgtacgctcaaaatggataatgggtgaatgataaattggttctcaaagtagacccatttgagatagAATTTGAATGTGGAAAAGCTtaagtagctttgtcccacattggttagGAAAGAGGATTTgtaccactatttatacaagggtCTTTTTATGGGATATTGACTTGTATAACATAAATGTTCTCTCTCGCAcgcaagggggggggggggggtgcaaatcaaatcccaaaatgagccaAAATGAGCCTGAAAAAGGTGATATTAACCTTTCGTAGGTTTCGTTTTCCTCCATTTTTTAGGTAAATTCGAAGCATTAAGTGTGATGACCACTTGTTGTAGCAGGGAATGACTTTCTTAAGCTGTTCCGCATGAGTTGTGATTATGCGTGATGCATTTGTGTGATGGCATCATTTTGACTTTCATCTTATTTTGCTCATTTTCTCCATTTTGCACTTGGAATTGCcatttttacctacaaaacacaATATTGCTCCCAATAAGCTCCTCCCACATACTTTGTTCACTATTGTCTTCTAATGTTTACTAATtacaatttgttttcttttaattttatcaaagaaAAACTATAAGTGGAATCCTGAAGATGAGGCAACCATCTGGAATATATTTGAGAAAAGAGCTACCAAAAGATTGATCGACACCTTGTGACAATTGTGCATCAAGTTGGTAGTAGGTGATCCACAAATGCTATGGATGTCTGATTCGGGTTTGGCTTAGTATAATGTAGTGTTCCCATGCAATGTTTTTGCTCAAGCCTTAGCTTTTTGATTTCTAATTGTTGCATGCTTGCATGTCTTAAATGAAGTTAATATATGATcgagttttaaaaaattgtctaTCAATATAGGAAACTCTAAGTCAAATATAGCAAACTCAACCTGAACTTGGAGATGTAATTGCATGGTATGAGGCGATATGTGGTCTCAAGAAAGGAGGTTGTGTGTTTGGGTTTACAACACTACTTCCCCGAGGTGGCGAGATAGAGGAAGTCGAGATATATATGGAAAATCATCCTCACATGAAGCTTATGGGGAAAgagttaaacaattaataaagCAAGATAACAAGGAGATTATAGAGCAAAATAAGAAGATTATGGAGATGATGCAAAGGTTATCTAGTGCACATCCGGAGTGGTTCCAATCAGTTGATCCTATAGCCGATAGCAATCAAAGCAGTGGCGTTGGCTAGATAACCCCAACATGAATAATGATACACAATCTCCAATGCAATCTCAATATATAGCTCAATTTTTGACTATGTACTTGTTAGAACTTGTTAATAGAAAgtttctaactttttttttctttttcttttttggtgaaTTGTGATGTGactagtaaatataaatgtagaAATATTTAGAATTGTAAAGTAGCTACTGCTTTTTGAattgtaaagtttgatgacctttACATGTAATTAAATTTGCTATTGCAATGTATAATCTTTTGGTGATGTTAAATTGTTATGAAACtactactcttttttttttttttttttaaaagaaattaatattataGAGTGGATAATATGTATTAAATTAATAGAGTAGTGAAATGCatttttttgcttaattatTTTCTGACCACCAGTGGTTGGAAAATTAACCCACCTAAAGATTAGGCCGAGGGTGGAATTTTTGACCACTAGTCGTTCGAAACCTACGGACATTAACTTTCCCTTACGACGAAAATTTCTGACGACTTTATTAAGGTTGACtgtatttccgaccactttatGTGGTGGTCAGAAATACTGATGAAGGTTTTTTGTGGATCTCCAAAGTGATCGAAACTAGAGTTTCTGTCCAAATTTTGACGATTTCTAACCACTTTGTGGTGGTCGAAAAATTGATGATTTCCAGCGGTGGGGATGATAGcctaaaaataaaagtaaatcaAAGTACAGAGTaactttttaagaaataaattttaaaattaacctacttaattaaaatataaggaaaaaactcaaaaatattTGTTAGCATAGGCATTTCCggcatcatatatatatatatatatatatcttatagGGAAATAGTGCATGGATTTTTAATCTCTATTCGTAATTAATTTTTACTCCACACTCGAATTTATGTTGTAAACATTTTCTAAGAGCCACATGGTCagactttattattatttagaacaCAAGAGAGTAAAATGAgtgtaaaaattgaaattatgtGTTGTAGAATTCTATATTGTTAGTGTTTAGTCTTGTAAACCCAACTTTGTAATTGGTAAATTATTATGGCAAATAGATAGGTTATTAGGTCTAGTGCTAGTTAGTATGCTGATTGAAGAACGAACTGAATAGAGCTTACACCAGAGCCTTTGGAACTAGCCGTTAAGAACTACACCACCTTATCTATAACATCTGGCAAATCAGTTACATGACCTGAAGTTATTTTACAAGAATATCCCTATCTCTCTTTAATACCTCAAGGGTAAGACAGTAATTGGTTCTACATATGATATGACAGGATTACTTGTCTTACAACatcaaagtattatatatataaagggagaGAACCGACATCATACAACAAGAAGAGAACTACAATGCATAAACTTCAAGAATTGAAATGCACTCTCTACAATTTACAAAAGAAATACTCTAAGAAATGATCTTCTCAAGATACTATTGATGATATGAAGTTTAAGCAGAAACTTGAGAAGAAACTCTACAAAGTCTTTATCTCTTGGACAGTGGAGGGTGAGTTAGCGAGACGGACAACAACAACGTGGATCTCCTAAAGAACTTTTAATTGGACTATTGAAGCACGGATCTTCGGCCTCGACAATCTCTATAGCTTCATCAAATTGGGTTGTACCGTGTGGTATATATATCACACATTGGCTTGAGAAGGTGCTCTTACCATCTGCATGAGTTGGTGTTGAAATAGTAAATTGGACTCACTGATGGTGATTCTCAGACGTAGATATGATTGTATCGAACTAGGTAAACAATACTCTGACTCATTTacttttctatttatttaattttccgCACAAGTCATATCACTGTCTCATACATGGATTAATCACACAAATTAGGGTTAGCTATAAACAAGAAATCAAACACTTGAGTATATAACAAAGAGTACTTAtatgaaaatagtgaaaattacgtatattatattattatgttaaaggagcaataaaaaagaatacaaaaatattcctaatacaaaagaatatataaatactCGTATTAAGAAGTCAACGACAAAACTGCtttattaaaacattatttttagtgAATAATAGTGTGTATGTGATCTGAATTTCGCATATTACGGggatgaattaaaaaaaatggattcAGAAAGGTGATTCAAAGAAGCCGccgtaaacaaattaaaggactCAAAGTAGTATAAAAATTAGTTCAACTCAAAGAATTGTCGTGGCACACAACAAATGGTAGTTAAAAGtcaaatttcatttatttgaaTGTCCCTATGACTCGGAAAATTAAATTGAGGAAATAAATTTCTCTCGTTCTTTTATCAGGACATAAGGTGCCTTAAGCAGACCCTAAGAGAGAGGGGCGGTTGAGCCTGCCTTTTCAATCAATCTCCGACCGCTCAGTATAGGAGATACCTTTAAATCCATATCATACTAAGACTAATCTTCATTCCTCACATCGAGTCCACCTAATTAAGGAGTAAAGTGCTGACCAGATTGGATAAAATTTCCTTCATTGTCAGTTGTCACTagcataaaaaattattgtctTGAAACATCATTCAAAGATGCAAGTACAAAAAAAGCACTCATAGAATGAACttggatattatttttttttataaaaaagaaatataaacgAAGAATCTCAAGGAATTTCCAATTCTTATATCAATTGATTGATTAGTTCAtcccaacaacaacaaaagtTAAGCAAAAGTCAAACATTGTAATTAAGGCTAGCTAATCCAACTATCCAAGGCAATAATGGTATTATAAATTCATCCCGAAGACCAGAAATGGCCTGTCCAAGTGTCCATCAACTTCATACTTCAATAATTCCTTGAAATGGGTTGTTTGTATTCATATTTGTATGCCTTGGCTTTGATTGGCAGCTTAACTACTGCGGTGCATTGCTTAGCCCATCATAGTCATCATTCTCACAAGAAACATAAAGTTGCCCTCTTTGTGTTTGGGGACTCACTCTTTGATCCGGGCAACAATAACTACATCAATACTACCACAAATTTCCAGGCTAACTTTCCACCCTATGGTGAATCATATTTCAAGCACCCCACCGGCAGGTTTTCTAATGGTCGTCTCATACCAGATTTTATTGGTAGGCCTAGCTTAGTTTAACTAATCATCGTTAATTTTAGagtaaaaacttgtgtaaaaccgtctcacagatccttatcCGTGAGACAAGTCATGTTAacatgaaatgtaatacttattctATCAAATGTAATACAATTAACTTCAGTATTTGGTTAATTACACAGCTCAATTTGCCAAACTACCATTAATTCCGGCGTACTTCCAAGCTGATCATCGGGGATTTATTAACGGAGTCAACTTTGCATCAGCTGGTGCCGGTAGCCTTGTGGAAACCTTGTCTGGCTTTGTGAgtgatgatgatatatataatatgaaatgaATTATGGTATTGTAAGTTGCTTTAATTTACctatatttaattgaaattctGCAGGTAATTGATCTGAAAACACAACTTGGGTATTTCAAGAAAGTTGCGCaacaattgaagaagaagttgGGGGGCAAAGAATCAAAGACCCTCATATCCAATGCTGTGTACATGTTTAGCATTGGCAGTAATGACTACGCCTTTCGCTTTTCTACAAATTCCACCATCCTTAATTCATATACTCGCCAGAAATATGTGGAGATGGTGATCGGTAATCTCACTACTGTTATCAAGGTACATTTTCTCTACTGCCTCTGTAACAAAGtagctttctcaatctatttAGTACAAAAACTCAATACCGCCCTCACTAGGGCTCAAATCCATGACctcacattttaatttatattgtttCGTTATTAAGTTTTAAAGTTTCATTTACCAGTATTGTACAATAGGTCAATAAAAACTTGTGTTAGTTCGTCTCACGGATCCCTGTCCGTAAGACGGGGTAAGACcaaatgaaatgtaatacttatactcaaaaaaatttaatactgaTCAGGtataaagtatttgttactcataagaaaaaatataatacttttacatcttaataaaaaaaaggtaACAAATACTTTACTCCTAATTGATACTCTTtgttacatttttcagtataagtatttgATTTCATTTGTAATCAACCCGTTTCAAgaataaatatttgtaaaacGGTGTCACACAAATGTGACAATAAATAGTGCTTATTTATTTCAAtcaatataatgtatgtatgtaggaTATATACGAGGAAGGAGGAAGGAAATTTGTGATTTTGTCTGTGGGAGCTTTAGGCTGCTCCCCATCTGGTAGGGCTCAAAACCTTCAACAGACGAATAGTAGTGGCTGTTTGAAGGAACTCAACGACTGGGCGAAGAAGCACAATAAGGCTTTACCCAAAAAGCTCAGCAAGCTGGAGAAGACATTACAAGGATTTAAGTATTCATATTTTGAATTGTTCACGGCTGCAACAAATGTAATTGACAATCCTTCGAAAAATGGTACGTTAATGTGTTAAATAGCCCATCTTTTCCCTTGCCACATGCTCATAATTAAATACTTATAGGATTTATGTTATTTGTATGGTTTAAGGTTTCAAAGAGACGAAGACAGCATGCTGCGGAAGTGGTCCTTTTAGAGGATTGGTTAGCTGTGGAGGTAAAAGGGGGGAACTAAAAGAGTATGAGTTATGCAAAAACGTTGGAGattatttgttttttgataATGGTCACCCTACTGAGAAGTCCAACCTGATGTCTGCTAGATTGCTTTGGAATGGAGCCCACAATCTTGTCCAGCCATACAATGTGAAATCCTTTTTCGAATTTGTCTAGCTTTCAATTGCATTTGTATgcagaaatgaaaataaaacactatatatattgatttccTAACAAATCTCATTCATCTATTTAAGATGATCACCcattgaaaattaagaaaaaatacaGTGGGCATTTTTGTAATGACTGTGCATCTTAtaatgtttgattgtgtattCGTGGATAACTGATTGTATGTCTCGAAACATTGTCCAAACGCAGTCATgtattggtaaaaaaaaaaaacacgatgctatttttgtaattattgtaCATCTTGTAATGTCTAATTGTGCATTTGCAAACTTGTCTCCAAACCCactatcaattttattttattttttttcaaatgcacaactataattacaaaaatgttacagcatttaaaaaaaattcagccATTGATCATCTTAGATAGACAGATGGGAGTAGTTCTCACGGGAGGAGTAGTTATCATGaaaatttgcaataattataaaattaagcatgtatttttttttatattaaaactcAATGATTGAAGAACCTTGATGGACGCTTATGATTAGTCCTCACTTTTGACTAGAGAgttttgttctcatttgaactccGATCCCCTATCGATAAGTCGATAGGTATTCTTATTAAAAGTGAGGACTGGTCATAACAAAGTTCATCAATCATTGAGAGTTTTAGGTaatcaatacacaaaattaattttataattattaaaaact encodes:
- the LOC116029579 gene encoding GDSL esterase/lipase 1-like; translation: MGCLYSYLYALALIGSLTTAVHCLAHHSHHSHKKHKVALFVFGDSLFDPGNNNYINTTTNFQANFPPYGESYFKHPTGRFSNGRLIPDFIAQFAKLPLIPAYFQADHRGFINGVNFASAGAGSLVETLSGFVIDLKTQLGYFKKVAQQLKKKLGGKESKTLISNAVYMFSIGSNDYAFRFSTNSTILNSYTRQKYVEMVIGNLTTVIKDIYEEGGRKFVILSVGALGCSPSGRAQNLQQTNSSGCLKELNDWAKKHNKALPKKLSKLEKTLQGFKYSYFELFTAATNVIDNPSKNGFKETKTACCGSGPFRGLVSCGGKRGELKEYELCKNVGDYLFFDNGHPTEKSNLMSARLLWNGAHNLVQPYNVKSFFEFV